The sequence CCGCGCTGTTCTTCCGCAGCCTGTCCGCGCCGGAGCAGGAGCACCTCATCGACGCCTGCCGCTTCGAGCTGGGCAAGGTGGAGACGCGCGCCATCCAGGAGCGCGTGCTGGAGCACTTCGCGAAGATTGACGCCCTGCTGGTGTCCGCCGTGGCCGAAGGGCTGGGCCTGCCCGCCCCCAAGGCCACGCCCGCCACGCCCAAGGGTCCGCCCGCGTCCAAGGCCCTGAGCATGGAGGCGATGAAGATGACGACGCCGCCGTCCATCAAGTCCCGGAAGATTGGCGTGCTCGTCGCGGACGGCGTGGACGCGGACGAGCTGATGGCCGTGCGCAAGGAGCTGGAGGCACAGGGCGCGAAGGTGAAGATCATCGCCAAGCGCCTGGGCACGGTGAAGGCCGCCAACGGCAAGGACGTGCCGGTGGACAAGAGCGCCATGACGACCGCCTCCGTGGAGTACGACGGCGTCTTCATCGCCGGCGGCGCCGCGAGCGTGGCCACGCTGAAGAAGGACGGGGAGTCGCGCCACTTCGTGCAGGAGGCCTACCTGCACTGCAAGACGGTGGGCGCGTCCAAGGACGCGGAGGACATGCTGAAGGCCTGCGAAATCGACCCGGCCGCGCCCGGCGTCGTCGCGGGCTCCAAGGCCGGAGCCGGCACCGCGCTGGCCACCGCGTTCTCCGCGGCGCTCGCGCAGCACCGGCACTGGGACCGCAAGGACAACACCCGCGTCCCGGCCTGAGGCCTTCAACCCGGTGACGTCACCGCGTCCGCTGTGACGCGGTGACGCGCCGCCAGCCGGGAGGACAGCCCTCGCGCAGCACCCGCGCCGCCGCGAGGGCGCACGCGTAGCTGCTCGTGATGGGTCGCTCCCCCCAGGCCCCGTCCGCGTACAGCCGCACCGTGGCCGCGTCCTCGACGTGGTCCACGATGTCGCCCTTGCGCAGCGCGTGCGCCATGGCCGCGTCCGCCACCGTCACCACCGACGGCATCCCGGACGGCAGCCCCGACACGGGACCGGCCGCGCAGAGCACCAGGCTCCCCTGCTCCACCGCCCGGTCCAGCAGCGCGGCCAGGGGCGCCTCGAAGGCGCGGCCCACGGTGCCCAGGCTCAGGTTGATGAGGTCCGGGCGCACGTCCCCGGTCAGCCACTCCAGCGCCTCCAGCAGGCTCAGCGAATCCCCGCGCATCCGCCCGTCCAGCACGCGCGCGACGTACCACTCGACGTCGTCACCGGGGCGGCCCTGGTCCAGCAGGATGCTCAGCACCGCGGTGCCGTGACCGTGCGTGTCCTCCAGGTCCTCCAGTGCGGAGCCGCCGTGACGCCAGGCGGCCAGCTCCTCACGCGAGTGGACGCGGGACTCCAGGCGCCGCGCCTCCCGGTCCACCGTGAAGCTCGCCGCTCCGGCAAGCGACAACCCCGCCCCGCGAAGGAAGCCCACCGACACACCGCTGTCCACGATGGCGACCTTCACGGGAGGCAGGGCCTTGAAGCGAGGCCTAGCAGGAGCTGGAAGAGTCCTCACCCACCGGCATCTTCAGCTGCGTGGGGTAGTAGGTCCCCACCCACTGGGTGCCGTTCCACGTCCACTGGAAGCCGTTCATGTACGACGTGGCGCAGGCGTACCCGATGAGGTCCTCGGACCCGCTCACTTCGTCCAGCAGCTTCGACACGTCCTTGCTCGTGAATTTCAAGGGAGCACTCCTGACATCGGATTGGGGGGGAAAAGCGGTCAGGAGACTAGGGGGCTGGGGGACGGGTCGCAATGATGTGGGGCATCCCCCCGCCAGGAACGCGGCGGCGGACCCGCGAGGGAGTTAGGGTCTGCCGGTCCACCGGTGTGAGAGGTGTCGCGCGATGAAGCTCTGGGCCCGCTGGTTCCGCATTCCCTTCTGGCAGCGCGTGCTGGGCGCCTTCGTGCTGGGCGCGCTCGCCGGGTGGGCGCTGGGCGACCGGGCCGGCACGTGGCTCCAGCCGCTGGGCACGCTCTACGTCCAGCTCATCCGGATGATCGCCACGCCGCTGGTGTTCTTCGCCGTCATCCACGCGGTGTCCGCGCTGCGCGGCCAGAAGAGCGTGGCGGCGCTGGGCGGCCGCACCTTCCTCTGGTTCGCCGTCACCGCCGCGCTGGCCGTGGGCGTGGGGCTGGGCACCGCCGCCCTCACGAAGCCGGGCC comes from Corallococcus macrosporus and encodes:
- a CDS encoding S8 family serine peptidase; translated protein: MKVAIVDSGVSVGFLRGAGLSLAGAASFTVDREARRLESRVHSREELAAWRHGGSALEDLEDTHGHGTAVLSILLDQGRPGDDVEWYVARVLDGRMRGDSLSLLEALEWLTGDVRPDLINLSLGTVGRAFEAPLAALLDRAVEQGSLVLCAAGPVSGLPSGMPSVVTVADAAMAHALRKGDIVDHVEDAATVRLYADGAWGERPITSSYACALAAARVLREGCPPGWRRVTASQRTR